In Pseudonocardia sp. DSM 110487, the sequence CGACGACGACGGCCTCGGCGAGCAGGCCCGCGTCGATGCCGGTGTCGACACCCCGCTCGTGCAGGTGGGCGACGAGGGCCTCGGTGGCGAGGTTGCCGTGGGCGCCGGGCGCGAACGGGCATCCGCCGTAGCCGCCCGCGGCGGCGTCGAACCGCGTGACGCCCAGCTCGAGGGCGATGTCGACGGTCCGCAGCGCCTGGCCGAGCGCGTCGTGCAGGTGGAGGCCGAGCTCGGCGTCCGGGACCGCGGAGCGCACGGCGTCCAGGGAGCGGGCGACCTGCTCGGGCGCGGCCGTGCCCAGGGTGTCGGCGAGGCCGAGCCGGGTGATGCCGATGCCGGCGAACGCGCCGGCGACCCCGGCCAGCCGCTCGGGCGGGATCTCCCCGTCGAAGGGGCAGACGAACGCGGTGGCCACGCCTCCGGCGAACCGGACGTGCGGATGGTCGTCGGCCACGCCGGCGAGATCGTCGAGGGCGTCCTGCGCGGAGCGGCCCGCGTTGGCCCGGCTGTGGCCATCGCTCGCGGAGACGACCACGGTGACGTCGGTCGCCCCGGCCGCGACGGCCCGCTCGACACCTCGCCGGTTGAGCGCGAGCACGGTCCAGCCGACGCCGGGCGGGTGGGGCAGCGCGGCGAGGAGTTCCTCGGCACCGGCCATCTGCGGAACGCGCGCCGGGTTGACGAACGAGGCGGCCTCGATCCGGCGCAGCCCGGCGGCGACGAGCGCCTCCGCGACGCGGACGCGGTCGGCCATCGACACCACGACCGGCTCGTCCTGGAACCCGTCGCGCAGGACGACGTCGGTGATCTCGACCCGGGTCACGGTCACACCACCCCGCGCTCGCGGAGGGCGGCGATGTGCTCCCGGCCGAGGCCGAGCACGCTGCCGAGGACGTGGTCGGTGTGCTCACCGAGCTCGGGGCCGGCCCATCGGACGTCGCCGGGTGCGCCCGGCACCCGCGGGACGACGCCGGGGAAGCGGATCTCCTCCGGCTCGTCCTCGACCCGCACCTTCAGCGGGCGCAGCATGTCCCTTGCCGTGAAGTGCGGGTCCTCCGCGATCGCGGCCGCGTCGTAGACAGGGCCGACCGGCACGCCTGCGGCGCCGAGGACCTCGACCGCCTCCGGCGCCGTGTGCCGGCTCGTCCAGGCGCTGATGGCGTCGTCCAGCTCGGTTTCGCGGGCGGAGCGCGCGTCGCCGTCGGCGAGTGTGGGGTCGGCGGCCAGGTCGGCCCGCCCGACCGCGGTCATCAGCCTGCCGAACGCGCCGCTGGAGTTGCCCGCGATCATCACCGACTGCCCGTCAGAGGTGGGGTACACGCCGCTCGGCACGACGCCGGGCAGGTTGCCCGCCGTGCGTTCGCGCACCACGCCATAGGCATCGAGGTCCGGCACCAGCGACTCCATCGCCATGAAGACCGACTCGTACAGCGCCACGTCGACGAGCCGCGGCCCCTCGTGCGGGCGCCCAGTGGCCCGGCCCAGCAACAGCATCAGGGCACCGATCGCCCCGTAGAGCCCGGCGAAGGCGTCGCCGAGCGGAGCGGCGGGACGGACCGGGGGCCGGTCGGGATACCCGGTGACCTGGCGCAGTCCGCCGAAGGCCTCGGCGACCCCGCCGAACCCGGCTCGGTCGCGGTACGGGCCGGTCTGGCCGTATCCGGAGATCCGCACCAGCACGACGTCGGGGTTCGCCGCCGCCAGCTCGCCGGGGCCGAGGCCCCAGCGCTCCAGGGTGCCGGGCCGGAAGTTCTCGACGACGACGTCGGTGTGCCGGACCAGGTCGAGTGCGACGCCCCGGCCCTCGGCGCTGCGCAGGTCGAGCGTGACCGACTTCTTGTTCCGGGCGATGGTGCGGAACAGCATCGACGTGTCGCCACGGTTGCGCCGCCAGCCGCGCAGCTCGTCCCCGACCCCGGGCCGCTCGATCTTGACGACCTCGGCCCCGAAGTCGGCGAAGATCCGGCTCGCGAACGGGGCGGCGATGAAGTTTCCGAGCTCCAGCACCCGGTAGCCGGTGAGCGGAGGGGCAGGCATCGCGGCTCCTTCTCATACTTTGAGCATCAATGCTCAACTTACGAGAGAACCTAGGCGGCGGTGCGCGGTGTGGCAAGAGGTCGATATGATGAACATCAGTTCATTCAAACCGGAGGCGCCGTGCCCAGAAGCAGTGCCCAGTACGAGGCCATGCGTGCCGCGACCCTGGAGAAGGTGCAGGCCGCGGCGATCACGCTCTTCGCACGCCACGGCTTCGCGGCCACGAACATGCGGGACATCGCGCGCGAGGCGGGGATGAGCA encodes:
- a CDS encoding hydroxymethylglutaryl-CoA lyase; the protein is MTRVEITDVVLRDGFQDEPVVVSMADRVRVAEALVAAGLRRIEAASFVNPARVPQMAGAEELLAALPHPPGVGWTVLALNRRGVERAVAAGATDVTVVVSASDGHSRANAGRSAQDALDDLAGVADDHPHVRFAGGVATAFVCPFDGEIPPERLAGVAGAFAGIGITRLGLADTLGTAAPEQVARSLDAVRSAVPDAELGLHLHDALGQALRTVDIALELGVTRFDAAAGGYGGCPFAPGAHGNLATEALVAHLHERGVDTGIDAGLLAEAVVVVEDALRNGQPIG
- a CDS encoding CaiB/BaiF CoA-transferase family protein encodes the protein MPAPPLTGYRVLELGNFIAAPFASRIFADFGAEVVKIERPGVGDELRGWRRNRGDTSMLFRTIARNKKSVTLDLRSAEGRGVALDLVRHTDVVVENFRPGTLERWGLGPGELAAANPDVVLVRISGYGQTGPYRDRAGFGGVAEAFGGLRQVTGYPDRPPVRPAAPLGDAFAGLYGAIGALMLLLGRATGRPHEGPRLVDVALYESVFMAMESLVPDLDAYGVVRERTAGNLPGVVPSGVYPTSDGQSVMIAGNSSGAFGRLMTAVGRADLAADPTLADGDARSARETELDDAISAWTSRHTAPEAVEVLGAAGVPVGPVYDAAAIAEDPHFTARDMLRPLKVRVEDEPEEIRFPGVVPRVPGAPGDVRWAGPELGEHTDHVLGSVLGLGREHIAALRERGVV